A window of Mycolicibacterium fluoranthenivorans contains these coding sequences:
- a CDS encoding DUF4407 domain-containing protein, with protein sequence MRAKRLPEPLSAAVLLLSSALAALVSALALAGATQWPAVASAAGGVAAGVLFGAVSWACAGGRSALAGRVAVAAAFGVVVGELAATVIFAGPIDRVLAAQVDSAPAVVRASAELDQARRARAGLDDAVATANTQRDEALVVARCEFNPSPQCPQVRITGVPGAGPETRTANEILADAQRQVDAAVADRSGRAAGLEADIAGREQALEAARRSGEVTGLGVRWSAMNGYTGTHPGPLVLRVLMDMFFVLLSVLPLILRRWRGATAAERGAQAAAERHRAELAADTAIAVKRAEVRSTIEEMWAEQELESARLAVAAQNEIDREQQRRRVEQALQAREQVRVVRPEPVFREIEPPVDVHLPVAAQDAAGIRALDGPESGNLPAVAEPQRSGGLAAIPVIPDVTKAAVRWIRPFVPPIVAGAIDNATKPLRQVFEETEEIHFTLRRTHKVTVQTEGAAEGPAESVESGWTDVPGIGRVRSRRGPELTDAEHHPELPGRRQLPPAR encoded by the coding sequence ATGCGTGCGAAGCGACTACCGGAACCGTTGTCTGCGGCGGTGCTGTTGCTGTCGAGCGCTCTTGCGGCGCTGGTGTCCGCGCTGGCACTGGCTGGCGCGACCCAGTGGCCGGCGGTCGCTTCGGCGGCTGGGGGAGTGGCGGCCGGAGTCTTGTTCGGCGCGGTGAGTTGGGCGTGTGCCGGCGGCCGGTCGGCGCTGGCGGGCCGGGTCGCCGTCGCGGCGGCGTTCGGGGTCGTCGTCGGTGAGCTGGCGGCGACGGTGATCTTCGCCGGACCGATCGACCGGGTGCTTGCGGCGCAGGTCGATTCGGCGCCCGCGGTGGTGCGCGCCTCTGCCGAGCTGGATCAGGCACGCCGAGCCAGAGCCGGCCTCGACGATGCCGTCGCGACAGCCAACACCCAACGCGACGAGGCCCTCGTGGTGGCCAGGTGCGAGTTCAACCCGTCTCCGCAGTGCCCGCAGGTCCGCATCACGGGTGTACCCGGTGCCGGACCCGAGACCCGCACCGCGAACGAGATCCTCGCCGACGCGCAACGCCAGGTCGACGCGGCCGTCGCCGACCGCAGCGGCCGGGCCGCCGGGCTGGAGGCCGATATCGCAGGTCGAGAACAAGCGCTGGAGGCCGCCCGCCGAAGCGGCGAGGTGACCGGTCTGGGCGTCCGCTGGTCGGCGATGAACGGATATACCGGCACCCATCCGGGTCCGCTGGTACTGCGGGTCCTGATGGACATGTTCTTCGTGCTGCTCAGCGTGCTGCCGTTGATCCTCCGGCGGTGGCGGGGCGCCACGGCCGCCGAGCGGGGTGCCCAGGCCGCCGCCGAACGGCACCGCGCCGAACTGGCGGCCGATACGGCGATCGCGGTCAAGCGGGCCGAGGTCCGCTCGACCATCGAGGAGATGTGGGCCGAACAGGAGCTGGAGAGCGCCCGGCTGGCCGTCGCGGCGCAGAACGAGATCGACCGTGAGCAGCAGCGTCGCCGCGTCGAGCAGGCATTGCAGGCCCGGGAGCAGGTGCGGGTGGTGCGGCCTGAACCGGTGTTCCGTGAGATCGAGCCACCGGTCGATGTGCATCTGCCGGTCGCCGCCCAGGACGCCGCCGGCATCCGGGCGCTGGACGGGCCGGAGTCCGGGAACCTGCCTGCCGTCGCCGAGCCGCAGCGCAGTGGTGGGCTGGCGGCCATCCCCGTCATTCCCGACGTCACGAAGGCCGCGGTGCGCTGGATCCGGCCCTTCGTGCCGCCCATCGTCGCCGGTGCCATCGACAACGCCACCAAGCCGCTGCGGCAGGTCTTCGAGGAGACCGAGGAAATCCACTTCACCCTGCGACGCACGCACAAGGTGACCGTCCAGACCGAGGGCGCAGCCGAGGGGCCGGCCGAATCCGTCGAGTCCGGTTGGACGGACGTCCCGGGCATCGGCCGGGTCAGGTCCCGGCGGGGTCCGGAGCTGACTGACGCGGAGCACCATCCGGAGCTGCCCGGCCGACGTCAGCTGCCGCCGGCCCGTTAG